Proteins encoded within one genomic window of Girardinichthys multiradiatus isolate DD_20200921_A chromosome 21, DD_fGirMul_XY1, whole genome shotgun sequence:
- the LOC124858510 gene encoding zinc finger BED domain-containing protein RICESLEEPER 3-like, translated as MVKAMIDAGLPSLGCMAHTLQLAIHEAVLSQRSHILTKETAADHGVKINKDTLLEAVTKRFADIEEEPLYSLATVIDPRYKDRFYSEGLETKTHRLLLGLMTEAAQRDPNQEHEANSTGEPAEKVPRPGSLSSIFGEILAEETPQQAHTDSPTPSEMIIYLSEPPISRSASSLEYWKTNKERFPDLAKVARAYLSAPCTSVESERLFSAASNIVDEHKNRLMTEKAEMLLFIKKNLPTTLTNK; from the exons ATGGTGAAAGCTATGATAGATGCTGGTTTACCAAGTTTGGGGTGTATGGCACACACCCTGCAGCTGGCCATCCATGAGGCAGTGCTGTCACAGCGCAGT CATATTCTGACCAAAgagactgcagcagatcatggtGTGAAGATAAATAAGGACACGTTGCTGGAAGCTGTCACCAAAAGATTTGCTGACATTGAAGAAGAGCCCCTCTACAGTTTGGCAACAGTCATAGACCCAAG GTACAAAGACAGATTTTATTCTGAAGGACTTgagaccaaaacacacagactgCTTCTTGGTCTGATGACAGAAGCCGCTCAGAGGGATCCAAACCAAGAACATGAAGCTAACAGCACAGGGGAGCCAGCAGAGAAAGTGCCACGACCAGGATCTTTGTCTTCAATATTCGGTGAGATCCTGGCAGAAGAAACCCCACAGCAGGCTCACACCGACAGTCCAACGCCATCAGAGATGATAATCTACCTCTCAGAGCCACCCATCTCTCGGAGTGCATCATCATTGGAATACTGGAAAACTAATAAGGAACGTTTTCCAGACCTTGCTAAAGTAGCAAGAGCTTACCTGTCTGCACCATGCACAAGTGTGGAGAGTGAGCGCTTATTCAGTGCTGCATCCAACATTGTGGACGAACACAAGAATAGACTCATGACTGAAAAAGCTGAGATGCTtctctttattaaaaagaaccTTCCCACAACGCTTACCAATAAGTAA